One stretch of Nitrospirota bacterium DNA includes these proteins:
- the hisF gene encoding imidazole glycerol phosphate synthase subunit HisF — MLAKRIIPCLDVKDGRVVKGVSFVNLRDAGDPVENAKFYDDQGADELIFLDITASHEKREIILEVVRKTAEDVFMPLTVGGGIKTLDDIRALLNAGCDKVSINTTAVKDPHFISRAAEKFGSQCIVVAIDAKRAGADFSDATGEDWFSDPSLQEVCLGPAASPPVVSVLSGKGETNGLTWAISTHGGRMMKMIDAVKWAKKMEELGAGEIMLTSMDKDGTKDGYDIELTRAISESVSIPVIASGGAGNLEHLYEALAEGKADAVLAASIFHYREYTIREAKEFLRARRVPVRL, encoded by the coding sequence ATGTTGGCCAAACGCATCATACCGTGTCTTGATGTAAAGGATGGCCGTGTGGTGAAGGGGGTCAGTTTCGTCAACCTCCGCGATGCAGGTGATCCGGTCGAGAATGCAAAATTTTATGATGATCAGGGTGCGGATGAGCTGATATTTCTCGATATTACCGCGTCGCATGAAAAAAGAGAAATCATCCTCGAAGTTGTCAGGAAAACCGCAGAGGATGTATTTATGCCACTTACCGTCGGAGGAGGCATCAAGACGCTCGATGACATCAGGGCCCTCCTGAATGCAGGATGTGACAAGGTGTCAATCAACACAACAGCGGTGAAGGACCCGCATTTTATCAGCAGGGCTGCGGAAAAGTTCGGAAGCCAGTGTATCGTTGTCGCAATTGACGCAAAAAGGGCAGGTGCTGATTTCTCTGACGCAACCGGTGAAGACTGGTTTTCCGATCCTTCCCTTCAGGAAGTCTGTCTCGGTCCGGCCGCCTCCCCCCCCGTCGTCTCTGTGCTTTCTGGAAAAGGGGAAACGAACGGATTGACATGGGCCATCTCCACGCACGGCGGAAGAATGATGAAGATGATCGACGCAGTGAAATGGGCAAAGAAAATGGAAGAACTCGGTGCCGGGGAGATCATGCTGACGAGTATGGACAAGGATGGCACAAAGGACGGATATGATATCGAACTCACCCGTGCTATTTCCGAATCAGTGTCTATCCCGGTAATCGCTTCGGGCGGGGCAGGCAATCTTGAACATCTCTACGAGGCGCTGGCCGAAGGAAAGGCAGATGCGGTACTTGCTGCATCCATTTTTCATTACAGGGAATATACGATAAGAGAAGCAAAGGAATTTCTGCGTGCAAGGCGAGTTCCTGTGAGGCTGTAA
- the rfaE1 gene encoding D-glycero-beta-D-manno-heptose-7-phosphate kinase, with the protein MYSRILSGIQNRKILVIGDLILDRYIWGRVSRISPEAPVPIVEVTSENYLLGGAANVAHNIASLGGHATVAGVAGRDRGGEILSGMLAERGLRSEGVLYGSRPTTMKTRVIAHSQQVVRFDREDKNRVEGKLLNNLMEYLQREIPLHDAVIVSDYKKGVVSAELVKAVLKRAKPEKIFVAVDPKIGHFHCYRKVSLVTPNLHEASSASGIEIRDEKSLIKAGKALLKKLGCGAVLITRGEHGMSLFQKDRAVHIPTAAKNVFDVTGAGDTVIATFTLAYSAGASMEESAVIANHAAGIVVGEVGTAVVTPDQLKSSLKTYQGLQVRESSFA; encoded by the coding sequence ATGTACAGCAGAATCCTTAGCGGGATACAAAACAGGAAGATACTGGTTATCGGAGACCTGATCCTTGACCGGTATATCTGGGGAAGGGTCAGCAGGATATCCCCGGAGGCGCCGGTGCCGATTGTGGAGGTAACCAGTGAAAATTATCTCCTTGGCGGGGCAGCAAACGTGGCGCATAATATCGCCTCACTCGGTGGCCACGCAACCGTAGCGGGTGTGGCAGGTCGTGACCGGGGCGGTGAAATCCTCAGCGGTATGCTTGCAGAACGAGGATTGAGGAGTGAGGGCGTGTTGTACGGCTCACGGCCCACGACAATGAAAACGCGGGTCATTGCGCACAGCCAGCAGGTTGTGAGGTTCGACAGGGAGGACAAAAACAGGGTAGAGGGAAAACTCCTCAATAATCTCATGGAATATCTGCAGAGGGAAATTCCTCTGCATGATGCAGTAATTGTCTCTGACTACAAAAAGGGGGTGGTTTCGGCTGAACTTGTCAAGGCAGTGCTGAAAAGGGCGAAGCCGGAAAAAATCTTTGTCGCGGTCGACCCGAAGATCGGCCATTTCCACTGCTATCGGAAAGTGTCTCTCGTCACGCCGAACCTGCATGAGGCGTCCAGTGCCTCGGGCATAGAGATCAGGGATGAAAAGTCCCTGATAAAGGCAGGGAAGGCACTCCTGAAAAAACTCGGATGCGGCGCGGTACTGATTACACGGGGCGAGCATGGCATGAGTCTTTTTCAGAAGGACAGGGCAGTCCATATCCCTACCGCAGCAAAGAATGTATTCGATGTCACGGGTGCCGGAGATACTGTCATCGCAACATTTACTCTTGCGTATTCAGCAGGCGCGAGCATGGAAGAATCTGCAGTCATCGCAAATCATGCAGCCGGGATAGTGGTTGGTGAAGTCGGAACAGCAGTAGTCACTCCGGATCAGTTGAAAAGCTCATTGAAAACCTATCAGGGGTTGCAGGTCAGAGAATCTTCTTTCGCCTGA
- a CDS encoding alginate export family protein, translated as MRKYLAVLLGVIFILSLSVTAYAIHEPDQPQETVISAGGSKITLGGKIISRGWYDHNVGIVETDSGDYLLPVESNSEAIYFTNVYLMVDAKITDNVQAYVELETAAGDTSDTSGVYYWGSLDSKPNSRVVIRQAWMQYTGSGLLGMPAGVKLGHTLITLGEKIWFDTSRFGTDGILVWVDPMKELHLVLHTLKLNEGSVSPGTISHSDDLDAYGIVGSYMLDKDNTLGMHFTWVKSDVAGEDPEELNIYNFAVHGNGKIAGLSYAAEADFQFGKIKMTTEEDMKFKGWGAIAKLGYMLDPVNIRASFAYGSGDSDAEDNDIKEFQTVVTTPGDGTGPVARFAHYTSIYERLIKTAAHNQVLTGNELGTGIANTTFYNLGFDIKPLKELSISLDGYLLRASKTDLWEAETGESVNKNIGWEIDTKISYKLAKNLTYFIEAGVFKPNDFYQDAFDISEKTTTMAVHGLSLTF; from the coding sequence GTGAGAAAATATCTGGCAGTATTACTTGGAGTAATCTTTATTTTAAGCTTGTCTGTTACTGCCTATGCGATCCATGAACCGGATCAGCCCCAGGAGACAGTAATCTCCGCGGGCGGTTCTAAGATTACCCTGGGCGGTAAAATCATCTCAAGGGGATGGTACGACCACAATGTAGGCATAGTTGAGACAGACTCAGGCGATTATCTCCTCCCGGTTGAATCAAATTCTGAGGCGATTTATTTTACTAACGTATACTTGATGGTTGATGCAAAAATCACCGACAACGTTCAGGCATATGTGGAACTCGAAACTGCGGCAGGCGATACCTCAGACACCAGTGGCGTGTATTACTGGGGCTCCCTGGATTCAAAACCGAATTCAAGGGTCGTTATCCGTCAGGCATGGATGCAGTATACCGGTTCAGGCCTTCTTGGCATGCCAGCCGGTGTAAAACTCGGCCATACCCTTATTACCCTTGGTGAGAAAATCTGGTTCGACACTTCAAGGTTCGGTACAGACGGGATCCTCGTGTGGGTAGACCCGATGAAAGAACTTCATCTCGTACTCCACACTCTGAAGCTGAACGAAGGTTCTGTATCTCCCGGCACGATCAGCCACTCCGATGACCTTGATGCATACGGTATTGTCGGTTCCTACATGCTTGACAAGGACAATACCCTTGGCATGCATTTCACCTGGGTGAAGAGCGATGTCGCAGGCGAAGATCCTGAAGAACTCAATATTTACAACTTTGCAGTGCATGGCAATGGTAAAATTGCAGGTCTGAGCTATGCAGCAGAGGCTGATTTCCAGTTCGGCAAGATCAAAATGACGACCGAAGAAGATATGAAATTCAAGGGATGGGGCGCGATCGCGAAGCTCGGCTATATGCTCGACCCGGTCAATATCAGGGCATCTTTTGCCTATGGTAGTGGTGACAGTGATGCTGAAGACAACGACATCAAAGAGTTCCAGACTGTGGTAACAACTCCTGGTGACGGGACCGGACCGGTCGCAAGGTTTGCCCATTACACATCTATTTATGAGCGCCTGATCAAAACCGCAGCACACAACCAGGTGCTCACCGGAAACGAGCTTGGCACCGGAATTGCCAACACCACGTTTTACAACCTCGGCTTTGATATTAAGCCGCTCAAAGAGCTCAGCATCTCGCTCGACGGGTACCTCCTCAGGGCATCAAAGACCGATCTCTGGGAAGCTGAAACAGGCGAGAGCGTAAACAAGAATATCGGCTGGGAAATTGACACCAAGATATCCTACAAGCTTGCCAAGAACCTCACCTACTTCATCGAAGCCGGTGTATTCAAGCCGAACGATTTTTACCAGGACGCATTTGACATCAGTGAAAAGACCACCACAATGGCAGTTCACGGATTATCGCTTACTTTCTAA
- a CDS encoding DUF3108 domain-containing protein: MFSRTMVFCMLFMTMIAVTASAEPFQIPERFVYDLTWTGIKAGTASLEMKNTGEKMKIISTARSAQWVSVFYTVDDRIESTLAVNPSVSSFGQSENYRIKIREGRHRRDKEVIFNHKHNRAYYTDYLKKEKKEYTVPASVLDPIASFYYLRTLRLVVGESVYVTVFDSKKVWNVEVKVLRKEKVRLPVGTFNTVVVQPLMQSEGIFSRKGEIYIWLTDDAKHIPVMMQTKVAVGHITATLVQGIY, from the coding sequence ATGTTCTCAAGAACGATGGTATTCTGCATGTTATTCATGACAATGATTGCTGTGACCGCGTCCGCCGAACCGTTTCAGATTCCTGAACGATTTGTGTATGACCTTACCTGGACAGGTATCAAGGCGGGTACCGCCTCACTCGAAATGAAGAATACCGGGGAAAAGATGAAAATCATCTCCACCGCACGGTCAGCACAATGGGTATCGGTCTTTTATACGGTTGATGACAGAATCGAGAGCACACTCGCCGTGAACCCCTCGGTTTCGTCTTTCGGACAGTCCGAAAACTACCGAATAAAAATCAGGGAGGGGAGACACAGGAGGGACAAGGAGGTAATTTTCAACCATAAGCATAACAGGGCCTATTACACTGACTATCTCAAGAAAGAGAAAAAGGAGTATACGGTGCCGGCCTCTGTGCTGGATCCGATAGCGAGTTTCTATTACCTCAGAACCCTCAGGCTTGTGGTGGGAGAGTCTGTCTACGTAACCGTTTTCGATAGCAAGAAAGTCTGGAATGTCGAAGTAAAGGTTCTGAGGAAAGAAAAAGTACGCCTGCCCGTCGGGACATTCAACACCGTTGTGGTCCAGCCCTTAATGCAGTCGGAAGGGATCTTCTCCAGGAAAGGCGAAATATACATTTGGCTCACCGATGACGCGAAGCATATCCCCGTGATGATGCAGACAAAAGTTGCGGTAGGACATATCACCGCAACCCTGGTTCAGGGCATATACTAA
- the hisA gene encoding 1-(5-phosphoribosyl)-5-[(5-phosphoribosylamino)methylideneamino]imidazole-4-carboxamide isomerase produces MRVIPAIDLKDGNCVRLLQGKKDAVTVYSDNPANTAQKWESCGAKLLHVVDLDGAFSGSQKNLSAITQIRKSVKIPLQVGGGIRNMGNLMNLFSAGIDRAIIGTAAIEDPEFLTDACTKYPGRVLIGIDAKDGMVAIKGWEEVTTLKAGELANRLETMGVAGIIYTDISRDGMLTGPNIEATREMVKSVGIPVIASGGISGIEDIRNLLQIEGLWGAITGKAIYTGSLDLREAISIAEGA; encoded by the coding sequence ATGCGCGTTATTCCAGCGATAGATTTGAAAGACGGCAATTGCGTAAGGCTGCTCCAGGGAAAAAAGGATGCGGTCACGGTGTATTCGGATAACCCGGCAAATACCGCACAAAAGTGGGAATCCTGCGGGGCGAAGCTGCTTCATGTCGTGGATCTTGACGGCGCGTTTTCAGGCAGTCAGAAAAACCTCAGCGCGATCACGCAGATCAGGAAGTCGGTAAAGATTCCCCTGCAGGTCGGGGGCGGAATCAGGAACATGGGCAACCTCATGAACCTTTTCTCGGCAGGCATCGACCGGGCCATCATTGGAACCGCTGCAATAGAAGACCCTGAATTCCTGACGGATGCATGCACAAAATATCCCGGCAGGGTGCTGATAGGCATCGACGCAAAAGACGGCATGGTCGCAATTAAGGGATGGGAGGAAGTTACCACGCTCAAGGCAGGCGAATTGGCGAATCGTCTGGAGACCATGGGAGTGGCCGGCATTATCTATACGGACATCAGCAGGGATGGAATGCTTACCGGTCCGAATATAGAAGCTACACGGGAAATGGTCAAAAGCGTCGGAATCCCTGTCATCGCATCAGGCGGAATCTCCGGAATAGAGGATATCAGGAATTTGCTGCAGATAGAGGGACTTTGGGGCGCGATCACCGGCAAGGCAATCTATACGGGATCACTTGACCTCAGGGAAGCCATCAGTATCGCAGAGGGCGCGTGA